One Curtobacterium sp. MCLR17_032 genomic window carries:
- a CDS encoding PH domain-containing protein, giving the protein MPTQLDEPGRIDDGPADSRPGGGRRLDEPGLGLRGITWTRVSAKLVWTDLIAAIVIGGVVTAGLVLIGVASGGTGGTAGLVWFVIAAVVAVIAIVTAALTPRRIRSIGYALRDDDLVLRRGLMWQRFTAVPYGRLQLVDVNRGPLDRVLGMSELKFVTAAASSNIRIPGIPAAQADELRDRLVELAESRRAGL; this is encoded by the coding sequence ATGCCGACCCAACTGGACGAACCCGGCCGGATCGACGACGGGCCCGCCGACAGCCGGCCCGGCGGTGGCCGCCGACTCGACGAACCGGGCCTCGGCCTGCGCGGCATCACGTGGACGCGGGTCTCGGCGAAGCTCGTCTGGACCGACCTCATCGCGGCGATCGTCATCGGTGGCGTCGTCACCGCGGGCCTGGTGCTCATCGGTGTCGCCAGCGGCGGGACGGGTGGCACGGCCGGGCTCGTCTGGTTCGTGATCGCCGCGGTGGTGGCCGTCATCGCGATCGTCACCGCAGCCCTCACCCCACGCCGCATCCGGTCGATCGGGTACGCCCTGCGCGACGACGACCTGGTGCTCCGCCGCGGACTCATGTGGCAGCGCTTCACCGCGGTGCCCTACGGCCGCCTGCAGCTCGTCGACGTCAACCGGGGGCCGCTCGACCGGGTCCTGGGCATGAGCGAACTGAAGTTCGTCACCGCGGCCGCGTCCTCGAACATCCGTATCCCCGGGATCCCCGCCGCCCAGGCCGACGAGCTGCGTGACCGACTCGTCGAGCTCGCCGAGTCCCGTCGCGCCGGAC